The following coding sequences are from one Eleginops maclovinus isolate JMC-PN-2008 ecotype Puerto Natales chromosome 13, JC_Emac_rtc_rv5, whole genome shotgun sequence window:
- the LOC134875321 gene encoding gap junction beta-3 protein-like, with protein MDWKFLQGLLSGVNKYSTAFGRIWLSVVFVFRVLVFVVAAERVWADDQGHFDCNTLQPGCKNICYDYFFPISHIRLWALQLIFVTCPSFMVALHVAYRKDRERKYQAKHGGDRHLYDNPGQKHGGLWYTYLISLFIKTTFEITFLYLLHYIYDSFKLPRKVQCDVSPCPNLVDCYISRPTEKTIFTYFMVGASVLCIVLNICEIFYLIMFRLVTLKKRGSAKTCSMKVRHNLD; from the coding sequence ATGGATTGGAAATTTCTCCAGGGTCTTCTCAGTGGAGTCAACAAGTACTCCACTGCCTTCGGGCGAATCTGGCTGTCAGTGGTCTTTGTCTTCCGGGTGTTGGTCTTCGTGGTAGCTGCCGAGCGGGTCTGGGCTGACGACCAGGGACACTTTGACTGCAACACCCTCCAGCCTGGGTGCAAGAACATCTGCTACGATTACTTCTTCCCCATCTCCCACATTCGCCTCTGGGCTCTGCAGCTGATCTTCGTCACCTGCCCTTCCTTCATGGTCGCGCTGCACGTGGCCTACCGGAAAGATCGGGAACGCAAATACCAAGCAAAGCACGGTGGTGACAGGCACCTGTACGACAACCCAGGCCAAAAGCACGGCGGCCTGTGGTATACATACCTGATTAGCCTCTTCATTAAAACCACCTTTGAGATCACGTTTCTCTACCTGCTCCACTACATCTATGACAGTTTCAAGCTGCCCAGGAAGGTCCAATGTGATGTCAGTCCCTGCCCTAATTTGGTGGACTGCTACATATCCCGGCCCACTGAGAAGACCATTTTCACCTACTTCATGGTGGGCGCGTCCGTGTTGTGTATTGTGCTCAACATCTGTGAGATTTTCTATCTGATAATGTTCCGGTTGGTGACCCTCAAAAAAAGAGGCAGTGCAAAGACCTGCTCTATGAAGGTCCGCCATAACCTGGACTGA